A genomic region of Mus musculus strain C57BL/6J chromosome 7, GRCm38.p6 C57BL/6J contains the following coding sequences:
- the Vmn1r117 gene encoding vomeronasal 1 receptor 117, translating to MSAHGNSLKTTEEVALQILLLCQFGVGTVANVFLFVHNFSPVLTGSKQRPRQVILSHMAVANALTLFLTIFPNNMMAFAPKTPPNDLKCKLESFSHLVVRSTNLCSTCVLSVHQFVTLVPLNRGKGKLVLRASVTNMASYSSYSCWFFSVLSNIHIPIKFSGPQITDNNTDWKRKLFCSTSGFSVGIVFLQFAYDATFMSIMVWTSVSMVLLLHRHHQRMQHILTPNQNPRSQAQSKATHTILMLVFTFVSFYLLNCICIILHALFMHSHFFVRLVSEILTAVFPSISPLLLIFRDPKDPCSVLFNC from the coding sequence ATGTCTGCTCATGGTAACTCcctgaaaaccactgaggaagtggctcttcagatcctcttgctttgccagtttggggttggaactgtggccaatgtctttctgtttgtccataatttctctccagtcttgactggttctaaacagaggccaagacaggtgattttaagccacatggctgtggccaatgccttgactctattcctcactatatttccaaacaacatgatggcttttgctcccaaaactcctccaaatgacctcaaatgtaaattagaatccTTCAGTCACCTGGTGGTAAGAAGCACAAacttgtgttccacctgtgtcctgagtgtccatcagtttgtcactctGGTTCCTCTTAATAGAGGGAAAGGTAAACTTGTACTCAGAGCAAGTGTCACAAACATGGCAAGTTATTCTTCTtacagttgttggtttttcagtgtcttaagtaacatTCACATTCCAATTAAGTTCAGtggtccacagataacagacaataacactgactgGAAAAGAAAGCtgttctgttccacttctggattcagTGTGGGCATTGTCTTCTTGCAGTTTGCGTACgatgccacattcatgagcatcatggtctggaccagtgtctccatggtacttctcctccatagacatcaccagcgaatgcagcacatcctcactcccaatcagaACCCCAGAAGCCAAGCTCAGTCCAAAGCAACCCATACTATCCTGATGCTGGTGTTtacatttgttagcttttatcttctaaattgtatttgtatCATATTACATGCCCTTTTTATGCATTCTCATTTCTTCGTAAGGCTTGTCAGTGAGATTTTAACTGCGGTCTTCCCCAGTATCTCTCCtttactgttgatcttcagagatcccaaggatccttgttctgtgctcttcAACTGTTGA